CATGTAACAGTATAGTATGGTGTGGTTATTTAACGCTGTCTTTCAGGTTGTTGTTCAGCATGTCAACATTGAGGGTTTAGGCCGAACAAAGGAGGACTACCTGGGGTACGAGATCGCCGAAGTCTTCGATGCCAAGAACTTGATAGACGTAAGTAGTGAAGTAGAGAAAGCAGTGAGTTGTTTGCCCTCATCTTTGGGCTCCAGTATATCATAGAAATGcagtttttaaaaacaaaaataaaaaaataataataatggcgTGTTAGTGTGTCAGCCTCTGCACTCTGTCTCTCCAGGTGATGAAGAAGTCCCATGATGCCAGAATGAAACTGCTCCGCCTGGGCATCTTTAAGGAGGTGGAGGTGCTCATTGATGTCTCTGAAGGTACCTGAAGCACAGATATCCATGCTTACGGGATGTGTGTGTACTACAGGTGTGTgacatgctggtgtgtgtattgTAATGAAActatttctgtctttttttcttcgtCATCAGGCGCTGATGCCCTGCCCAACGGTCTAGACGTCACCTTTGAGGTGACTGAACTTAAAAGGCTGACTGGCAGTTACAACACAATGGTTGGAAACAACGAGGGCAGCATggtacgccacacacacacacacacacacacatgtagatgtTAGAATGTGATATAACTTTAACCTTCATAGAACACTGTGAAAATGTATACTAATAATAcgtaaacaaaaaacaaaaactgatATCTGAATATGGGCAGAAATGAGCAGCCAATACTCACATTTTCATAAACAAGCCAATCAGGTGCCATATAACCAATGGTCATAAATGATGTCATCCATCCATGGATTGGCTGATCCTCCCAGCAGGAAATCATCAGCTCATCCACCAATCCACATAGATATCACACAGACATGagacatgtgcaatgttttggcgctctataagtgttattaaattgaaattgacatCATACGTTTGTGTTTAATAGTGATGTGACACCTAATTGGTTTGTTGTGAATGTGATGTGTGAAGAAGTGAGCATTTGAATATGGTGGCTGAAGTGACCCCAATAAATCCTGACCCCCTGTTTTTTCTCCTCCCAGGTGCTGGGTCTGAAGCTGCCCAATGCTCTTGGCCGTGGAGAAAAAGCGACCTTCCAGTTCTCATATGGCACAAAGGAGACCTCCTATGGCCTGTCCTTTTTTAAGCCCCAGccaggccattttgaacgcAAGTAAGCCTTCTCACAGCCACAAATCTCTTTTCTACATCTACTACACACCAAATGCGCAATAGTGGCTCATTGAACTTACCATTTCCAAAACCTGCATAGGTCACCTGAATGTCATGCATTTTCCATCCACATTTGAATATTATCTTTACAATGGTTTACAGGTTTAAAAGGTAACTGttatgtaaagtgtgtgtgtgtgtgtgtgtgtgtgtatccccaGCTTTACTCTGAATCTCTATAAAGTGACTGGCCAGTTCCCTTGGAGTTCCCTGAAGGAAACCGACCGAGGAGTCTCCACAGAATTAAACGTATGTGGCTCACGTGATCGTGAAAGTGAAATAGTCCTGTTCAGTGTGTCTCACGTGATCGTGAGCCACAAAAAATAGTCCTGTTCAGTGTGTGAAACCTTTTTACtgaccgtctctctctctctctctctctctccatctgtctccctGCAGTTCCCCCTGTGGATGACCACACACACGCTGAAGTGGGAGGGCGTCTGGAGAGAGCTGGGCTGTCTGGCCCGCAGTGCCTCGTTCGCTGTGCGGGAGGAGAGTGGACACTCGCTCAAGTCCTCTCTCTCGGTACCGTTGCTGCCATCCTCAGGCCATGAAAGAGAAATCTCTGTGGTCAGAAGTGTCTAATGTGTCACAAATGAGGAGTTCAAATGAAAGCTCAGACTGGGCATAAAATAGCTAAAATTCCATCCTACAAAAAATGACAATTAGATTTAGTCCCAAAGGcatgcttaaaggagaattccggtgtgatattgacctaaagtgtatcgaaacatgataccgagtgtgaacgtatgtctcatagcccatctcggcttgtcccctgcactccaaaatctggcgctagttagccgatgctaccaacatctttttcaatagtggtgcttcggcatcgggctagccatgcaaataaatcactgttttacacccatttacgaggctcaatgtatctccacacttcatcgGTAgtcttccgagggccctgacatttaaaacgagacattgagaactttgaaaaagcactggtagtttacttacaagacgatttatacagacagtatcttcacgaagtttagcgtttgcagccatcttgaatttagtcacgataagtcgagcaacgagtaagaatgaacagctatgataagggatcagattccaaaaataattcagtggaaatgcatggattccagttgatgctactggaagaaactggaatccatgcatttccactgaattatttttggaatctgatcccttatcatacctgttcattcttactcgttgctcgacttatcgtgactaaattcaagatggctgcaaacgttaaacttcgtgaagatactgtctgtataaatcgtcttgtaagtaaactaccagtgctttttcaaagttctcaatgtctcgttttaaatgtcagggccctaggaagtctaccaatgaagtgtggagatacattgagcctcgtaaatgggtgtaaaacagtgatttatttgcatggctagcccgatgccgaagcaccactactgaaaaagttgttggtagcatcggctaactagcgccagattttggagtgcaggggacaagtcgagatgggctatgagacatacgttcacactcggtatcatgtttcaatacactttaggtcaatatcacaccggaattctcctttaaaagagACTGAAAGTGAGTTTGCTTCGTCTTGCTGGTTTATAAACAGAAGCTTTATCATCAGCCTTCCAAGAGGTTGTCACCAGTTCTGAACGAAAAACCGTTGACCAGTATCACGTGCTGAGCTATTTTTACTGCACACCGACCAGCCTGGCACAGGATGCTAAATATACATCTAGGAGGTATAGGCCGTGAGCTGAAGGCCTGGTGCTTCTAGGATCTGTGTAGCGGTAAATGTTGATAAGCCAGCCTTGTCCATGAGCAGACAATACTCTTAACTGCAGGCAGCTGTTTCGTCCCACTCCCTTTATATAGCCTTGTTAATAGCTGTGGCATACAAGACTGCGCTACTGTTTGACATACCGTTTGACATTACAGCACACAGGCTGAATACTCAAAATGGCCTTTGACGACCGTCTTTTTCTGCTTTCCTAGCACACAATGGCCATAGACACCAGGAACTCTGCTATCCTACCCAGGAGAGGTGCCTTACTGCGGCTCAACCAGGTGTGTGTACCTCTCCCATTCGCCcagccttaaaggagaattccggtgtgatattgacctaaagtgtgttgaaacatgataccgagtgtgaacgtatgtctcatagcccatctcggcttgtcccctgcactccaaaatctggcgctaattagccgatgctaccaacagctttttcaatggtggtgcttcggcatcgggctagccatggaaataaatcactgttttacaccatttacgaggctcaatgtatctccacacttcattggtagacttccgagggccctgacatttaaaacgagacattgagaactttgaaaaagcactggtagtttacttacaagacgatttatacagacagtatcttcatgaagtttagcgttgcagccatcttgaatttagtcacgataagtcgagcgacgagtaagaatgaacaggtatgataaaggatcagattccaaaaaaaattctgtggaaatgcatggattccagttgctgctactggaagaaactggaatccgtGCATTTCCACtcaattatttttggaatctgatcccttatcatacctgttcattcttacttgtcgctcgacttatcgtgactaaattcaagatggctgcaaacactaaactttgtgaagatactgtctgcataaatcgtcttgtaagtaaactaccagtgctttttcaaagttctcaatgtctcgttttaaatgtcagggccctcggaagtctaccaatgaagtgtggagatacattgagcctcgtaaatggtgtaaaacagtgatttatttgcatggctagcccgatgccgaagcaccaccattgaaaaagctgttggtagcatcggctaactagcgccagattttggagtgcaggggacaagccgagatgggctatgagatatacgttcacactcggtatcatgtttcaacacactttaggtcaatatcacaccggaattctcctttaaatctgTCTTTGGATTATGGCaggaaaacaaacagacactaTCTGGTCAGTGGGGTCATGGAGCATGTTTGTATGAGGCTTGGCGGGTTTTGTATTGTTAAAGGGACAGCGGCTGAAAGGGTTTGTGTCGTTTCctgttgtaggagctggcaGGCTACACAGGTGGGGACGCCAGCTTCCTGAAGGAGGACTTGGAGCTGCAGCTGAACAGACCCTTCCTCTTCGGATCGGTCAGTATATCCACCCATCCACTCAGAAGCCTGATGTCATTGCATTCACAGTTTTTCATTGTCTGAGATTTTCCACCAACTTCAGGTGTAATTGACCATGCTGCTGTGTCTACTTTATAAATCGGGTCAGCTCTGTTTGCGGTTTCAGTTTTGCTATTGCTTTTGTTTTGTACTTTTGCTAATACATTTGCCTTTGATCGTTTTCCCTTCCCACTTACTATCATTACATTGGTATAATTGCATAGAAAGAGTTAGTTAGAGGTGGTTTAAATTATATTTTAGTTCCCAGTTGAAAAATTACCTAAAAAAGTTCCTACTTGGAAATACATTCCTCTCTttaatgtgtttttatgtgtttaaGAGGTATTGGTTTGTGTAAGGCAAAGTATGAGGATGCTGGCATGCTGAAATATTCTAGTTGGTTCCAGGGACTGTTCAAGAGTTATATCAAGACGTGAGAACTGAAGAAATGTATATTGTCCTGAGAATGGACAACAGGGCTAATGCTAACCTAGAGTGTTAACGTACCCCTGACGAGGGTCTGTGAATGGGCAACAGAGCTAATGCTAACCTATAGTGTTAGCGTCCCACTGACGAGGCCATATCCCTGATGAGGGTCTGTGTTCTTTCAGgtcctttctgcctctctctgggGAGGGATGCTTATGCCTATTGGGGGAAAGCCGTCCTCTATCGCCGACAGGTCAGTTGTTCCTGGCTTTAGGACAATTCTTGCATCCGCAAATACTATGTGTTGTTGCTGTGGTATTAAAGCAATTAATATGGCTATAATAAGTACATAAATGTAACTGTCTGTCTATAAGAGCTTAGTGTCTGTGATGTTAAGTGTCTGATCAAATACAACCATGTGACGTTTGTTAAACTGATGATTGAATtaatcagagagggttaaaggaTCCTATTTGGCTCATTAagcctgtagagagagagagagggcaattg
This portion of the Alosa sapidissima isolate fAloSap1 chromosome 22, fAloSap1.pri, whole genome shotgun sequence genome encodes:
- the samm50l gene encoding sorting and assembly machinery component 50 homolog B; the protein is MGTVHARSLDPLPMQGRDLGVNHDDMEGMEPEQDTKQEILENRNVVVQHVNIEGLGRTKEDYLGYEIAEVFDAKNLIDVMKKSHDARMKLLRLGIFKEVEVLIDVSEGADALPNGLDVTFEVTELKRLTGSYNTMVGNNEGSMVLGLKLPNALGRGEKATFQFSYGTKETSYGLSFFKPQPGHFERNFTLNLYKVTGQFPWSSLKETDRGVSTELNFPLWMTTHTLKWEGVWRELGCLARSASFAVREESGHSLKSSLSHTMAIDTRNSAILPRRGALLRLNQELAGYTGGDASFLKEDLELQLNRPFLFGSVLSASLWGGMLMPIGGKPSSIADRFYLGGPTSVRGFGMYSIGPQSEGDYLGGEAYWAGGLHLYTPLPFRPGRGGFGDLFRTHFFLNAGNLCNLNYGEGPRAHLQKLAECIRWSYGAGIVLRLGNIARLELNYCIPMGVQNGDRICDGVQFGAGIRFL